A single Nostoc sp. PCC 7107 DNA region contains:
- a CDS encoding precorrin-8X methylmutase, translating into MKTCDLTIKELTEAVGGGITPRMVRHYHQLGLLPQPVRSPSNYRLYTEQDVIRLQRIVALKQQGFQLNHIRNILETEPETDNLTAQLQQQYWAIMQQIAQLRQTASALEGLLGRDRHCQIMQAEVLAQMKLLEVETQVGLGGLEQLWSGLDAEVHTHSEAFAESLQRLLPDLSHRSEIEQHLISQLVLACGDVSLASFVRVRGGAIAASRQALSASCEIFVDIPTVAAALDQTRLAHLGCRITTLINNPHITTATEAEQEFWQHQEWQEKLQQVANGGILVIGYAPSVLLAACNAIKEQKIQPALVIGMPIGFSHAPAAKRQLLQQKMPAITVEGTLGGGLLAATTLNALVESLIEKPDCHCYLSESGE; encoded by the coding sequence ATGAAAACTTGTGACTTAACAATTAAAGAACTCACAGAAGCAGTTGGAGGTGGGATAACTCCCCGGATGGTACGACATTATCATCAATTGGGGCTGTTGCCGCAACCAGTGCGATCGCCCAGTAACTATCGTCTCTACACTGAACAGGATGTGATTCGGCTGCAAAGAATTGTGGCGCTGAAGCAGCAAGGGTTCCAACTCAACCACATCCGCAATATTTTGGAGACGGAACCAGAAACCGATAATCTCACCGCCCAATTACAACAACAGTATTGGGCGATTATGCAGCAAATTGCCCAACTGCGACAAACAGCCTCAGCCTTAGAAGGATTATTAGGACGCGATCGCCATTGTCAAATTATGCAGGCGGAAGTCCTCGCCCAAATGAAATTGTTAGAAGTTGAAACCCAAGTTGGCTTAGGTGGACTAGAACAACTTTGGAGTGGTTTAGATGCAGAGGTGCATACTCACTCAGAAGCATTTGCTGAATCGTTACAACGTTTGCTACCTGATTTATCTCACCGTTCAGAAATTGAACAACACCTGATTTCCCAGTTGGTTTTAGCCTGTGGTGATGTGAGTTTAGCATCCTTTGTCAGAGTGCGAGGCGGTGCGATCGCGGCTAGTCGTCAAGCCTTATCTGCCAGTTGTGAGATTTTTGTTGATATTCCCACCGTTGCAGCGGCTTTAGATCAAACCAGATTAGCTCATTTAGGCTGTCGCATCACGACTTTAATTAATAACCCCCACATCACCACCGCCACAGAGGCCGAACAGGAATTTTGGCAACATCAAGAATGGCAAGAAAAATTACAGCAAGTTGCCAATGGCGGCATTTTAGTGATTGGTTATGCACCTTCTGTTCTCCTCGCCGCCTGTAACGCCATCAAAGAGCAAAAAATTCAACCCGCCCTAGTAATTGGAATGCCTATCGGCTTTAGTCACGCTCCCGCCGCCAAACGCCAACTTCTGCAACAAAAAATGCCGGCGATTACCGTAGAAGGGACTTTAGGCGGTGGTTTGCTGGCTGCAACTACCCTCAATGCCTTGGTTGAGTCTTTAATTGAAAAGCCAGATTGCCATTGTTATTTATCAGAGAGTGGTGAGTAA
- a CDS encoding LysR family transcriptional regulator: MRLEQLQAFLAIADSGSFQQAARQCGVTQSTISRQIQALEADLGVELFHRNTHAKLTLGGERLLPRVRKICQEWQVATQELTDLMAGKQPELCIASIHSLCASYLPPVLQKFCRDYPEVQLRVTSLGSDRALKVLKDGLVDLAIVMNNRFLTTGREMVVEVLYDEPIEVLTAANHPLAQYERIPWAELVRYPQVVFKDGYGMQRLVQDKFERLEATLHAALEVNTLDAFRGVVRQGELIALLPTSALVEARQDLTLAVRPLANNPLDNSGLTRRVVMVTTQDRLHIPPIKHFWELVLENIPLQSQEQRSAS; the protein is encoded by the coding sequence ATGCGACTAGAGCAGTTGCAAGCTTTTTTAGCGATCGCCGATAGTGGTAGCTTTCAACAAGCAGCCAGACAATGTGGTGTCACCCAATCAACTATCAGTCGCCAGATTCAAGCCTTAGAAGCAGATTTGGGTGTGGAACTGTTTCACAGAAACACTCATGCTAAATTAACCTTGGGCGGAGAACGTTTATTGCCCCGTGTCCGCAAAATTTGCCAGGAGTGGCAAGTTGCTACACAAGAGTTAACAGATTTAATGGCAGGAAAACAGCCAGAATTGTGCATTGCCTCAATTCATTCCCTGTGCGCTTCTTACTTACCGCCAGTATTACAAAAATTCTGCCGTGATTATCCTGAAGTGCAATTGCGGGTCACATCTTTGGGCAGCGATCGCGCCTTAAAAGTTCTCAAAGATGGTTTAGTAGATTTAGCGATCGTCATGAATAATCGCTTTTTAACCACCGGCAGAGAAATGGTGGTGGAAGTTTTATATGATGAACCAATAGAAGTCCTCACCGCCGCAAATCATCCTCTAGCCCAATATGAACGCATCCCTTGGGCAGAATTGGTGCGTTATCCCCAAGTCGTATTTAAAGATGGTTATGGAATGCAGCGGTTAGTCCAAGATAAATTTGAACGTTTAGAAGCCACACTTCATGCAGCTTTAGAAGTTAATACCCTCGATGCTTTCCGGGGAGTTGTACGTCAAGGGGAATTAATAGCCTTACTTCCTACCTCCGCTTTGGTCGAAGCCCGGCAAGACCTAACTTTAGCCGTGCGCCCTTTAGCTAATAATCCCTTAGATAATTCTGGGTTAACTCGCCGTGTAGTCATGGTAACAACTCAAGACCGCCTGCATATTCCCCCAATTAAACACTTTTGGGAACTAGTCTTAGAAAATATTCCGCTGCAATCTCAAGAACAGCGATCGGCTTCCTGA
- a CDS encoding DUF1995 family protein produces MTQLPDTLEDAIAQAREATKAALADGYTRVQVDLLFPELKQMPVAEQFLPLFAEYESRLKVFFADAGGAALARRDWVDAAFQILDIGTGRAASIQSKIKPEDEIFLFVSPSAVEIPQLEKVCEIIGDRPLVMLNPRLEDSGTVGIGYAARQIRERFLNTIESCYYLRPVDENTAVFRCYPGQWEVLVQKGETWEKIAELPKKPSGDDIDYLLMQGQGQTSTEGTPMKKPSMLKSLQRFIKALSS; encoded by the coding sequence ATGACTCAACTTCCTGATACTCTTGAAGATGCGATCGCTCAAGCTCGTGAAGCCACAAAAGCCGCTTTAGCAGATGGTTACACCCGTGTGCAAGTTGATTTGCTGTTCCCGGAACTCAAACAAATGCCTGTAGCGGAACAATTTCTGCCATTATTTGCTGAATATGAGTCGCGGTTGAAAGTGTTCTTTGCTGATGCTGGTGGTGCAGCCTTAGCACGTCGTGATTGGGTAGATGCAGCATTTCAAATTTTGGATATTGGGACAGGTAGGGCTGCCTCTATTCAGTCTAAAATCAAACCAGAAGACGAAATTTTCTTATTTGTTTCCCCAAGTGCGGTGGAAATACCCCAACTGGAAAAAGTTTGTGAAATTATTGGCGATCGCCCTTTGGTTATGTTAAACCCACGCCTAGAAGATTCTGGTACTGTAGGGATTGGTTACGCTGCTAGACAAATTCGTGAGCGTTTTCTCAATACCATTGAATCTTGCTATTATTTGCGTCCAGTTGATGAAAACACCGCTGTCTTTCGCTGCTATCCCGGACAGTGGGAAGTTTTGGTACAAAAAGGCGAAACCTGGGAAAAAATAGCTGAACTACCCAAAAAACCATCGGGCGATGATATTGACTATCTGCTGATGCAAGGGCAAGGGCAAACATCAACTGAAGGTACACCTATGAAAAAACCCAGTATGTTAAAAAGCTTACAACGATTTATTAAGGCTTTGAGTAGCTAG
- a CDS encoding DUF4912 domain-containing protein has protein sequence MGQQQKKDSAIVNLALTLALATTPMAATLFVSTSVLAQSATDTPSFSLPQTVENGSTVRVDGSSSLALINQNLKAGFEKQFAGTKIDVANNGTDAAINAVLEGKTDIAAIGRGLTPEEKAQGLEQVRLHREKIAIIVGEENPFKGSLTDKQFARIFRGKSVTDWSQLGGPAGKIRVIDRPDTSDTRQALNNYPVFKAAKFATGDTATKLTEDNTAEIVKQLGKDGISYARVNQISKLPGVRVLQLHQALPNDPKYPFSQPLVYVYKKNPSPAVAGFLGFALAKPGKQAIETARTEEADAIAKGESPTLLLAVNPPSSPETTPQASVSPFTTAVPVATTAPTATSEQQPPASIAPDATGGQQPVPPSANNPIAQGQIPLWWLLLPVGVIAGLLLWMIRTSPSSSPIAEDIPPANPQPPAPEIAAAMETTAISEPVTEVSPTNWANGNGSYNGANVLEGTIPASTADAAFAVGTGAVIGSIIVGKDSANHQTEDNGYDLGISPWDMEAPASVVNTSYPPIIDRSKTTANSESSTISDEPEETSATVEVPPEPITPVAAVNQTETETNATLDLPEIPDNSIDEDDWGFALTEDVTEQDSQLDPEIEKLNFVADAAEPELEQTEELIVNNSESLPGAGIGDWSGMNPPESTGQIPSATTTEILAIADPQSNVTLTPKTHDLADVTWEISANGQQILHNAGLSQFVLRLYDVTDIDMSYQQPHLVQQYECELTTSGGSVAIPQTERDYIAAIGYATEGNGWVTLAHSQIARVFGSAYTNTKAANLVLVDETSTVTLTPSTHQLADISWHISDTSKQMLQNAGIFQLALRLYDVTNIDMSYQQPQFVQQYEFDFATSASSVGIPIADHDYIAEIGYLIVGDRWVSIARSPIVRVFSPLYTEDEHLPTLDQSSPSPADNSSITLTPRTPKWAYASWELSDTRKQMLQNAGILQLALRLYDPTDIDMSYQQPQLIQQYECEEITHDRYVAIPTSDRDYMIELGYATEGDAWVTIARSTAVRIFSRPQRDFWFVADAELIIHGATEPNATVNIAGNPIALKPDGTFHLRVPFSENLIDYLMTAVAADGEKSKTIHKKFSQEVPEA, from the coding sequence ATGGGGCAACAACAAAAAAAAGATAGTGCGATCGTCAACCTGGCATTAACGTTAGCTTTAGCTACCACCCCTATGGCAGCCACTCTGTTTGTGTCAACATCAGTGTTGGCACAATCTGCCACTGACACTCCCTCTTTCTCACTGCCGCAAACAGTGGAGAATGGATCTACGGTGCGTGTTGATGGTTCCAGTAGTTTGGCGCTGATCAACCAAAACCTCAAAGCAGGTTTTGAAAAACAGTTTGCTGGTACAAAAATAGACGTTGCCAACAACGGTACAGATGCGGCAATTAACGCTGTACTTGAGGGAAAAACTGATATAGCGGCCATTGGGCGTGGTTTAACTCCCGAAGAAAAAGCCCAAGGTTTAGAACAAGTCCGTTTGCACCGCGAGAAAATTGCCATCATTGTTGGTGAAGAAAATCCTTTTAAAGGCAGTTTGACTGATAAACAATTTGCCAGAATTTTTCGAGGTAAAAGTGTGACTGATTGGTCACAATTGGGAGGGCCAGCAGGCAAAATTCGGGTGATTGATCGCCCAGATACTAGCGATACCCGCCAAGCCCTCAACAACTACCCAGTATTTAAGGCTGCAAAATTTGCTACAGGTGATACTGCTACCAAATTAACAGAAGATAACACTGCCGAAATTGTCAAACAACTCGGCAAAGATGGCATTAGTTACGCCAGAGTCAATCAAATCAGCAAGTTACCTGGGGTGCGGGTATTGCAATTACATCAAGCCTTACCCAATGATCCGAAATATCCTTTCTCTCAACCTTTAGTTTACGTTTATAAAAAAAATCCTAGCCCCGCTGTCGCAGGTTTTCTCGGCTTTGCTTTAGCAAAACCAGGAAAACAAGCTATAGAAACAGCTAGAACAGAAGAAGCAGATGCGATCGCCAAAGGTGAATCTCCTACCCTACTGTTAGCTGTCAATCCCCCATCTTCTCCAGAAACCACACCCCAAGCTAGTGTTTCTCCCTTTACAACAGCAGTACCAGTCGCAACTACCGCCCCGACTGCAACAAGCGAACAGCAACCACCTGCTTCTATCGCCCCAGATGCAACAGGCGGACAGCAACCAGTACCTCCCTCGGCGAATAATCCCATTGCTCAAGGACAAATACCGCTGTGGTGGTTGCTATTACCTGTAGGTGTCATTGCTGGATTACTGTTGTGGATGATTAGAACGAGTCCATCGAGTTCTCCCATCGCAGAAGACATCCCACCAGCAAATCCTCAGCCACCTGCACCAGAAATAGCAGCAGCAATGGAAACCACTGCTATCAGCGAACCGGTAACGGAAGTTTCTCCGACTAATTGGGCTAATGGCAATGGCTCTTACAATGGTGCTAATGTGCTGGAAGGTACTATCCCAGCTTCAACAGCCGATGCAGCTTTCGCTGTTGGCACAGGAGCCGTGATTGGGTCAATCATTGTCGGCAAAGACTCCGCAAACCATCAAACTGAAGACAATGGTTACGATCTTGGCATATCGCCGTGGGATATGGAAGCACCAGCCTCAGTGGTCAACACGTCCTATCCACCCATTATAGATAGGTCGAAAACCACCGCGAATTCAGAATCATCAACAATATCTGACGAGCCAGAAGAAACATCCGCGACAGTCGAAGTTCCCCCAGAACCAATTACGCCAGTAGCAGCAGTTAATCAGACTGAGACAGAGACAAACGCAACTCTCGACTTGCCAGAAATTCCTGACAACTCAATAGATGAGGATGATTGGGGTTTTGCACTGACTGAAGATGTCACAGAACAAGACTCGCAGTTAGACCCGGAAATAGAGAAATTGAATTTCGTTGCAGATGCAGCAGAACCTGAGTTAGAACAAACAGAGGAGTTGATTGTGAATAATTCAGAAAGCTTACCAGGTGCAGGGATAGGAGACTGGTCTGGGATGAATCCGCCAGAGTCAACAGGGCAAATACCAAGTGCTACCACAACGGAAATTTTAGCGATCGCTGACCCCCAGAGCAATGTCACTCTCACACCGAAAACGCATGATTTAGCTGATGTAACTTGGGAAATTTCGGCAAATGGCCAGCAAATACTTCACAATGCTGGGCTATCCCAATTTGTTTTGCGGCTTTATGATGTCACCGATATTGACATGAGTTATCAACAGCCCCACTTGGTGCAGCAATATGAATGTGAACTCACCACATCGGGCGGCTCGGTGGCTATTCCTCAAACTGAACGCGATTACATTGCCGCAATTGGTTATGCAACTGAAGGTAATGGCTGGGTAACGCTGGCTCACTCCCAAATTGCGCGTGTCTTTGGTAGTGCTTATACCAATACTAAAGCAGCAAATTTAGTGTTAGTTGATGAAACCAGCACTGTCACTCTGACACCTAGCACCCATCAATTAGCTGATATCTCTTGGCATATTTCCGACACTAGCAAGCAAATGCTGCAAAATGCGGGAATCTTCCAATTGGCTTTGCGGCTTTATGATGTCACCAACATTGATATGAGTTATCAGCAGCCGCAATTCGTCCAGCAGTACGAATTTGATTTCGCTACATCTGCAAGCTCTGTGGGTATTCCCATAGCCGATCATGATTACATTGCCGAAATTGGCTACCTCATCGTTGGCGATCGCTGGGTCAGTATAGCCCGTTCTCCCATTGTCCGTGTCTTCAGCCCTCTCTATACAGAAGATGAGCATCTACCAACGTTAGATCAGTCATCGCCCTCACCAGCAGATAATAGCAGTATTACCCTGACACCACGTACACCCAAATGGGCTTATGCTTCTTGGGAGCTTTCTGATACCCGCAAACAAATGCTGCAAAATGCGGGAATCCTGCAATTAGCATTGCGGCTTTATGATCCTACTGATATCGACATGAGTTATCAGCAGCCCCAATTGATTCAGCAGTATGAATGCGAAGAAATCACCCATGACCGCTATGTGGCAATTCCGACAAGCGATCGCGACTATATGATTGAACTCGGCTATGCTACAGAAGGTGATGCTTGGGTGACAATTGCCCGTTCCACTGCGGTTCGCATCTTCAGCCGCCCCCAACGCGATTTCTGGTTTGTCGCTGATGCAGAGTTAATCATCCACGGTGCAACCGAACCCAATGCAACTGTCAATATTGCGGGTAATCCCATCGCTCTTAAACCAGATGGCACATTTCACCTCCGCGTTCCCTTCTCAGAAAACTTGATTGACTATTTGATGACTGCGGTTGCTGCTGATGGGGAAAAATCCAAAACAATTCATAAAAAGTTCTCCCAAGAAGTGCCAGAAGCATAG
- a CDS encoding PEP-CTERM sorting domain-containing protein (PEP-CTERM proteins occur, often in large numbers, in the proteomes of bacteria that also encode an exosortase, a predicted intramembrane cysteine proteinase. The presence of a PEP-CTERM domain at a protein's C-terminus predicts cleavage within the sorting domain, followed by covalent anchoring to some some component of the (usually Gram-negative) cell surface. Many PEP-CTERM proteins exhibit an unusual sequence composition that includes large numbers of potential glycosylation sites. Expression of one such protein has been shown restore the ability of a bacterium to form floc, a type of biofilm.): MKKLSSFSSVKFLTSSMATLAISLISSQSATAATIALGFTKLTGLAGGSPATTAVYRAEIPVLSFGEIAAIVIKDISNGTGGSPGNVSGFDLDAVKLSYVSVDSAAAAKNIPISDLVDVFDFSPTGTILTPGSQRPPMSPPLFGTTGGNVNNAVATLGNFDANSTTDPSKIFGFFSLGDNGQVEFKLKSPVSTNSPLYLYIGEVGNNGEVAAGEVIISQPASPVPEPSGLAVLSLAGIYLAVRHRKKNKSQ, translated from the coding sequence ATGAAAAAACTAAGTAGTTTTTCTAGTGTTAAATTTTTAACTTCTAGTATGGCTACGTTGGCTATTAGCTTGATCTCAAGTCAAAGTGCTACAGCAGCAACAATAGCTCTTGGTTTTACCAAGTTAACAGGTTTAGCTGGTGGTTCTCCGGCAACTACCGCTGTTTATCGTGCCGAAATTCCGGTTTTAAGCTTTGGTGAGATTGCTGCCATTGTCATTAAAGATATTAGCAATGGTACTGGTGGATCTCCTGGTAATGTCAGTGGCTTTGATTTAGATGCAGTCAAACTTAGTTATGTTTCTGTTGACAGCGCAGCGGCAGCGAAAAACATCCCCATTTCAGATTTAGTAGACGTTTTTGATTTTAGCCCTACAGGAACTATTTTGACTCCAGGAAGCCAACGTCCTCCTATGTCTCCGCCATTGTTTGGTACTACAGGCGGTAATGTCAATAATGCTGTAGCCACCCTGGGAAATTTTGATGCCAATTCTACTACTGACCCCAGCAAAATTTTCGGATTTTTCAGCTTGGGAGACAATGGTCAAGTAGAATTCAAACTCAAAAGTCCTGTTTCTACAAATAGTCCGTTATATCTTTACATTGGGGAAGTCGGAAATAATGGTGAAGTGGCAGCCGGAGAAGTGATTATCTCACAGCCAGCAAGTCCCGTTCCAGAACCTAGTGGTTTAGCTGTATTATCTTTGGCGGGGATATATTTGGCAGTTCGCCACCGCAAAAAAAACAAGTCTCAATAA
- a CDS encoding fibronectin type III domain-containing protein, whose product MTAAPQLLTDPFLQLPTATSVRVVWFTEFVGNKHTVVYGENLQQTAKATTTKLSRTREDRKSRVGNQTQDGQVYQQPTKRDIWRHEAEVAGLTSGVRVNYRVTSEREDGVSVSSDVFTLAAKPEPGTPLKILLTSDHQLKPMTAANLQKVVETVGRVDAVWFAGDLINVSDRASEWFDDNRGNALFPGLQGRAKYEMQHDGVKVTYTGGQIIQHAPMYSCIGNHEVMGRFARTNNLNNEFDDTFPRAVAQKLYSGKSLIDNSFNTTTYEEILSLPQSKIGGKKYYAVSFGDVRLIVLYITNMWRTPKLDEKYPGRYREAEKDLDNPENWGYGQIIYEPISQGSTQYNWLTAELNSPEFQQAKYKVVMFHHPPHTLGDNIVPAYTDPVQIIDRNQQDKITSVRYEYPHNADYIIRDVVPLLEAANVQLVFYGHSHLWNRFISSQGMQFLETSNVGNTYGAAWGDRKREVPTGYQEKYVILGDPNDLEPVVPSIAPLLGDDGKPMPYLASNNITVFSIFDTSTGKVSSYLFDTRKPDSEVMKFDEFKLR is encoded by the coding sequence ATGACCGCAGCCCCTCAACTGTTGACAGATCCATTTTTGCAACTGCCAACTGCAACCTCAGTCAGAGTAGTATGGTTTACTGAGTTTGTCGGCAATAAACATACAGTTGTTTACGGTGAAAATTTGCAGCAAACTGCCAAAGCTACTACTACCAAACTCAGCCGCACCAGAGAAGACCGAAAATCACGTGTTGGGAACCAAACTCAAGACGGACAAGTTTATCAACAACCGACTAAACGGGATATTTGGCGACACGAAGCTGAGGTAGCAGGGTTAACGTCAGGGGTGCGGGTGAATTATCGCGTTACCAGTGAGAGAGAAGACGGCGTATCTGTTAGCAGTGATGTTTTTACTCTGGCTGCTAAACCTGAACCGGGTACACCACTAAAAATTCTCTTAACTTCCGACCATCAACTCAAGCCAATGACCGCCGCAAATCTACAAAAAGTAGTAGAAACAGTGGGGCGAGTAGATGCTGTGTGGTTTGCTGGTGATTTAATTAATGTGAGCGATCGCGCCTCAGAATGGTTTGATGATAATCGGGGCAATGCGTTATTTCCAGGTTTGCAAGGTCGTGCTAAATATGAAATGCAGCATGATGGTGTAAAAGTTACTTATACTGGCGGGCAAATCATTCAACACGCACCTATGTATAGCTGCATTGGTAATCATGAAGTCATGGGACGCTTTGCCAGAACAAACAATTTAAACAATGAATTTGATGATACATTTCCCCGTGCTGTTGCTCAAAAACTCTATAGTGGCAAATCGCTTATTGATAATTCTTTTAATACGACCACCTACGAAGAAATTTTGAGCTTACCTCAAAGTAAAATAGGTGGGAAAAAATATTATGCAGTTAGTTTTGGTGACGTGCGTTTAATAGTTTTATACATCACAAATATGTGGCGCACTCCCAAGTTAGATGAAAAATATCCAGGTAGGTATCGGGAAGCAGAGAAAGATTTAGATAATCCTGAAAATTGGGGTTATGGACAGATAATTTATGAGCCAATTTCCCAAGGTAGTACACAGTACAATTGGTTAACAGCAGAACTCAACAGCCCAGAATTTCAACAAGCAAAATATAAAGTGGTGATGTTCCATCATCCGCCCCATACCCTCGGTGATAATATTGTCCCTGCCTACACTGACCCAGTGCAAATTATCGATCGCAATCAACAAGATAAAATTACATCTGTGCGTTACGAATATCCTCACAATGCTGACTATATTATTCGTGATGTTGTCCCGTTACTAGAAGCAGCTAATGTGCAGTTAGTATTTTATGGTCATTCTCATTTATGGAATCGTTTTATTAGTTCTCAGGGAATGCAGTTTTTAGAAACCTCAAATGTTGGTAATACTTATGGTGCAGCTTGGGGTGACAGAAAGCGAGAAGTTCCCACAGGTTATCAAGAAAAATATGTTATCCTGGGCGATCCTAATGATTTGGAACCAGTAGTACCAAGCATTGCACCACTATTAGGTGATGATGGTAAACCAATGCCTTATCTTGCTAGTAATAATATTACTGTTTTTAGTATCTTCGATACGTCTACAGGTAAGGTTAGCAGCTACCTTTTTGATACGCGCAAACCAGATTCAGAAGTTATGAAATTTGATGAATTTAAGTTGAGATAA
- a CDS encoding anthranilate phosphoribosyltransferase family protein, with the protein MSNIFRELLKKVGGGNHTGENLTRAEAAIATKMMLLGEATPAQIGAFLIAHRIKRPTGEELAGMLDTYNELGAKLPAILSASPVIVLGIPYDGRTRTAPMSHIIALLLAAAGQPVIMHGGDRLPTKYGLPLIEVWQGLGVDWTALSLPQTQQVFAQTGIGFIYTPNHFPLTKSLWEYRDQLGKRPPFATMELIWCPYAGDAHVIAGFVHPPTEAMFQSALELRGVKKYTLIKGLEGSCDLPRDRTAIIALSASPDLERLFLSPHDYGFTTKNVPLGTTKELITQIQDVLTGKPGELMQTALWNGGFYLWHSGICSDMRSGIAQAEKLLTNGAVATKLQELIQVTNSAYHNTFQHI; encoded by the coding sequence ATGAGTAACATCTTCAGGGAATTACTAAAAAAAGTAGGTGGTGGCAATCACACAGGCGAAAACTTAACTCGTGCGGAAGCTGCGATCGCTACTAAAATGATGTTGCTGGGGGAAGCAACACCAGCCCAAATTGGGGCATTTTTAATTGCCCACCGCATCAAACGACCAACGGGCGAAGAATTGGCAGGGATGTTAGATACATACAATGAACTAGGGGCAAAACTCCCAGCAATTCTATCTGCATCTCCAGTTATTGTACTGGGTATACCCTATGATGGCAGAACTCGCACTGCACCCATGAGCCATATCATAGCTTTACTCCTTGCTGCGGCTGGACAACCTGTGATCATGCACGGCGGCGATCGCTTGCCGACAAAATATGGTTTACCCTTAATAGAAGTTTGGCAAGGTTTAGGTGTTGATTGGACTGCTTTATCGTTACCTCAAACCCAGCAAGTCTTTGCACAAACGGGAATTGGCTTTATCTACACACCTAATCATTTTCCATTAACCAAAAGTCTTTGGGAATACCGCGACCAACTTGGTAAACGTCCACCCTTTGCCACAATGGAATTAATTTGGTGTCCTTACGCTGGTGATGCTCACGTAATTGCCGGGTTTGTCCATCCTCCCACAGAAGCAATGTTTCAATCTGCATTAGAACTCAGGGGAGTCAAAAAATATACCTTAATTAAAGGTTTAGAAGGGAGTTGTGACCTACCACGCGATCGCACCGCAATTATCGCTTTATCCGCATCCCCAGATTTAGAAAGGTTATTTCTTTCACCTCATGATTATGGGTTCACTACCAAAAATGTACCTTTAGGAACTACTAAAGAACTAATCACGCAAATTCAAGATGTTCTAACCGGAAAACCAGGGGAATTAATGCAAACAGCCCTGTGGAATGGAGGATTTTATCTGTGGCACAGTGGTATTTGTTCAGATATGCGATCGGGTATTGCCCAAGCAGAAAAACTCTTAACTAATGGTGCAGTCGCCACCAAACTCCAAGAACTGATTCAGGTAACTAATTCCGCCTACCATAATACCTTTCAGCATATTTGA